In Isoptericola jiangsuensis, the following proteins share a genomic window:
- a CDS encoding ATP-dependent DNA helicase: MTSPDTSAALADALPGAVELLEAAVGALGGSPREGQSRMAAEVAESFETGRHLLVQAGTGTGKSLGYLVPAVRHAVGAGERVVVSTATLALQRQVVTRDLPLVVDAVGPLLPRQPHVALLKGWHNYLCLHKVAGGYPDADATLFDLDPDPGPGEGSAAEQHPAPGAGDGGAARLADHVRRLHAWAQESDTGDRDDLVPGVPDKAWRQVSVTSLECLGQRCPLVDDCFAEHARQQAREADVVVTNHAMLGIAASGNPNVLPEHAVLVVDEAHELTDRITSSATVDLSGGTVEHAARLTRRHGGVATEDLDTAAQSLAHLLTQVPAERFPLGLPDDLRTAVGAVRDEARALLTALKPEANAEPDPGVKMAQSAMLQLFEVAERMTAQDTSADVLWCSRPPADAAWGDGIARLHAAPLAVAGLVRDQLLGERTAVLTSATLALGGSFDPVARSLGLGAAAQDSSWRGLDVGSPFDYPRQGICYVAKHLPAPGREPTTEAQLDEIAGLIEAAGGRTLGLFSSRRAATAAAEAMRARLDLPVLCQGDDQLPSLVRTFAEDPATSLFGTLSLWQGVDVPGDSCRLVIIDRIPFPRPDDPVKAARARAVEEAGGNGFMQVAAQHAALLLAQGAGRLVRTATDRGVVAVLDPRLVTARYGTFLVRSMPDFWRTTDQGVVRAALRRLDV; the protein is encoded by the coding sequence GTGACCTCCCCCGACACCTCCGCCGCCCTCGCCGACGCCCTGCCGGGGGCGGTCGAGCTGCTCGAGGCCGCCGTCGGCGCGCTCGGCGGCTCGCCCCGCGAGGGGCAGTCGCGGATGGCGGCCGAGGTCGCCGAGTCGTTCGAGACGGGGCGCCACCTGCTGGTCCAGGCCGGCACGGGCACCGGCAAGTCGCTCGGGTACCTCGTGCCCGCCGTGCGGCACGCGGTCGGCGCCGGGGAGCGGGTCGTGGTCTCCACGGCGACGCTCGCCCTCCAGCGGCAGGTCGTCACGCGGGACCTCCCGCTCGTGGTGGACGCCGTGGGCCCGCTGCTGCCGCGGCAGCCGCACGTGGCGCTGCTCAAGGGCTGGCACAACTACCTGTGCCTCCACAAGGTCGCCGGGGGCTACCCGGACGCCGACGCCACGCTGTTCGACCTCGACCCCGACCCGGGCCCGGGGGAGGGCTCCGCCGCGGAGCAGCACCCCGCCCCCGGGGCGGGTGACGGCGGCGCGGCACGCCTCGCCGACCACGTCCGCCGCCTGCACGCCTGGGCGCAGGAGTCCGACACGGGCGACCGGGACGACCTGGTCCCCGGCGTCCCCGACAAGGCGTGGCGGCAGGTGTCGGTGACCTCCCTGGAGTGCCTGGGGCAGCGGTGCCCCCTCGTCGACGACTGCTTCGCCGAGCACGCCCGGCAGCAGGCGCGCGAGGCCGACGTCGTCGTCACCAACCACGCGATGCTCGGCATCGCGGCGTCGGGCAACCCGAACGTGCTGCCCGAGCACGCGGTGCTGGTCGTCGACGAGGCCCACGAGCTGACCGACCGCATCACGTCGTCGGCGACGGTCGACCTGTCCGGTGGCACCGTCGAGCACGCGGCACGGCTCACGCGCCGCCACGGCGGGGTCGCGACCGAGGACCTCGACACCGCCGCCCAGTCGCTCGCGCACCTGCTCACCCAGGTCCCCGCCGAGCGTTTCCCGCTCGGCCTGCCCGACGACCTGCGCACCGCCGTGGGCGCGGTGCGCGACGAGGCCCGCGCCCTGCTCACGGCCCTCAAGCCGGAGGCGAACGCGGAGCCCGACCCGGGCGTGAAGATGGCGCAGTCCGCGATGCTGCAGCTCTTCGAGGTGGCCGAGCGCATGACCGCACAGGACACCTCCGCCGACGTGCTGTGGTGCTCGCGTCCGCCCGCCGACGCCGCGTGGGGCGACGGGATCGCGCGGCTCCACGCGGCACCCCTCGCCGTGGCGGGACTCGTGCGCGACCAGCTCCTCGGGGAGCGCACCGCCGTGCTCACCTCCGCGACGCTCGCGCTCGGCGGCAGCTTCGACCCCGTCGCACGCTCCCTCGGCCTGGGCGCGGCCGCGCAGGACAGCTCCTGGCGCGGCCTCGACGTCGGCAGCCCCTTCGACTACCCGCGCCAGGGGATCTGCTACGTCGCCAAGCACCTGCCCGCGCCCGGGCGCGAGCCGACCACCGAGGCCCAGCTCGACGAGATCGCGGGCCTGATCGAGGCGGCCGGCGGGCGGACGCTGGGCCTGTTCTCGTCGCGCCGCGCCGCCACCGCCGCCGCCGAGGCGATGCGGGCACGGCTCGACCTGCCCGTCCTGTGCCAGGGCGACGACCAGCTGCCGAGCCTCGTGCGGACGTTCGCCGAGGACCCGGCGACCTCGCTGTTCGGCACCCTGTCGCTGTGGCAGGGGGTCGACGTGCCCGGCGACTCCTGCCGCCTCGTCATCATCGACCGCATCCCGTTCCCGCGGCCCGACGACCCCGTCAAGGCCGCCCGCGCCCGCGCCGTGGAGGAGGCGGGCGGCAACGGGTTCATGCAGGTCGCCGCGCAGCACGCGGCGCTGCTGCTCGCGCAGGGCGCGGGCCGGCTCGTGCGCACGGCGACGGACCGGGGTGTCGTCGCCGTCCTCGACCCGCGGCTGGTGACCGCCCGCTACGGCACGTTCCTGGTGCGGTCCATGCCGGACTTCTGGCGGACCACCGACCAAGGTGTGGTCCGGGCTGCGTTGCGTCGGCTGGACGTCTAG